One Numenius arquata chromosome 13, bNumArq3.hap1.1, whole genome shotgun sequence genomic region harbors:
- the PSMD7 gene encoding 26S proteasome non-ATPase regulatory subunit 7: MPELAVDRVVVHPLVLLSVVDHFNRIGKVGNQKRVVGVLLGSWQKKILDVSNSFAVPFDEDDKDDTVWFLDHDYLENMYGMFKKVNARERIVGWYHTGPKLHKNDIAINELMKRYCPNSVLVIIDVKPKDLGLPTEAYISVEEVHDDGTPTSKTFEHVTSEIGAEEAEEVGVEHLLRDIKDTTVGTLSQRITNQVHGLKGLNSKLLDIRSYLEKVAMGKLPINHQIIYHLQDVFNLLPDVNLQEFVKAFYLKTNDQMVVVYLASLIRSVVALHNLINNKIANRDAEKKEGQEKEESKKERKDEKEKDKEKSDVKKEEKKEKK, from the exons ATGCCGGAGCTGGCGGTAGACCGTGTGGTGGTGCACCCGCTGGTGCTGCTCAGCGTCGTCGATCACTTCAACAG AATAGGAAAAGTTGGAAATCAGAAGCGGGTCGTCGGTGTGCTGCTGGGCTCGTGGCAGAAGAAAATACTAGATGTGTCCAACAGTTTTGCAG TACCTTTTGATGAGGACGACAAGGATGATACTGTGTGGTTTCTAGACCACGACTATCTGGAGAACATGTATGGAATGTTTAAGAAGGTCAACG cTAGAGAAAGAATAGTCGGTTGGTACCACACGGGCCCGAAACTGCACAAGAACGACATTGCCATCAATGAACTGATGAAAAGATACTGTCCTAACTCG GTGCTGGTGATTATTGATGTGAAGCCAAAGGACCTGGGGCTGCCCACAGAAGCTTATATTTCGGTTGAAGAAGTTCATGAT GACGGCACTCCGACCTCTAAGACGTTTGAGCATGTCACCAGTGAGATcggagcagaggaggcagaggaagttGGTGTTGAACACTTGCTACG AGACATCAAGGATACAACAGTGGGCACCCTGTCCCAGCGGATCACAAATCAGGTCCATGGCTTGAAGGGACTGAACTCCAAGCTTCTGGACATCAGGAGCTACCTAGAGAAAGTAGCCATGGGCAAACTCCCCATCAATCACCAGATCATCTACCATCTTCAAGATGTCTTCAACCTGCTACCAGACGTCAACCTGCAAGAGTTTGTCAAGGCCTTTTATCTGAAGACCAATGACCAGATGGTGGTAGTTTATCTGGCTTCTCTTATCCGTTCCGTGGTTGCCCTCCACAACCTCATTAACAACAAGATCGCCAACAGggatgcagagaagaaagaaggacaggaaaaagaagaaagtaaaaaggagagaaaagatgaGAAGGAGAAAGACAAGGAGAAGAGCGATgtcaagaaagaggagaaaaaggagaaaaagtaa